A genome region from Yoonia vestfoldensis includes the following:
- a CDS encoding DUF3291 domain-containing protein, which translates to MKLWQEVESVERFAFGTMHKHFYDRCHAWFAVPGAQHFVMWRVADGTRPRLQAARLRLEDDRSTGPSAPITDHRPLPDLKKPRPLRRGFCLI; encoded by the coding sequence CTGAAACTCTGGCAAGAGGTCGAAAGCGTGGAAAGATTTGCCTTTGGCACCATGCACAAACACTTCTACGACCGCTGCCACGCGTGGTTCGCAGTGCCGGGCGCGCAGCATTTTGTCATGTGGCGGGTCGCTGACGGCACAAGGCCCAGATTGCAAGCGGCGCGGTTACGCCTTGAGGATGACCGCAGCACGGGGCCAAGCGCGCCCATCACGGATCATCGGCCCCTGCCAGACTTGAAAAAGCCCCGGCCTTTGCGCCGGGGCTTTTGTCTTATTTAG
- a CDS encoding DEAD/DEAH box helicase, with protein sequence MDFDMLGLAPRLIAVLKEQGITDPTPIQTQAIPHAMNGRDVMGLAQTGTGKTAAFGLPMIHALMKAGVKPNPKAVRGLVLAPTRELAKQIADNLTAYTKGSHLKVALVVGGAGIVAQTKRLAGGVDLLVATPGRLIDLLDRRAVRLDETIYLVLDEADQMLDMGFIHALRRIAPLLAKDRQTMMFSATMPKLMSELADAFLTDAVRVQVNPPGQAVKKIAQSVHFVAQAAKTDLLVELLDKHRDELALVFGRTKHGCEKLYKTLEAKGFAAASIHGNKSQGQRERAIEAFKAGKVRVLVATDVAARGIDIPGVRHVYNYDLPNVAENYVHRIGRTARAGAEGSAIALVAPDEMIELQDIEKAMKEAIPVASGRPWEIMPGQKKRPNGGGGGGRRGGGGGGGGGGGGNRSAAPRAGGKPGGFSGKPQGGRRQGAGGGAGRSRGKSAA encoded by the coding sequence ATGGATTTTGACATGCTGGGCCTTGCGCCCCGATTGATTGCCGTTCTCAAGGAACAGGGCATCACCGACCCAACCCCGATCCAGACGCAGGCGATCCCGCATGCGATGAACGGCCGCGACGTGATGGGGCTGGCCCAGACCGGCACCGGCAAAACCGCGGCCTTTGGCCTGCCGATGATCCATGCGCTGATGAAGGCGGGTGTAAAACCCAACCCCAAAGCCGTGCGCGGCCTGGTGCTGGCCCCAACGCGCGAGCTGGCCAAACAGATCGCCGACAACCTGACCGCCTATACCAAGGGCAGCCATCTGAAGGTTGCTTTGGTCGTCGGCGGGGCGGGTATCGTGGCGCAGACCAAACGTCTGGCAGGTGGCGTTGACCTGCTGGTCGCCACGCCTGGGCGGTTGATCGACCTGCTTGACCGCCGCGCGGTGCGGCTGGACGAAACAATCTATCTGGTGCTGGACGAGGCAGATCAGATGCTGGACATGGGCTTCATCCATGCGCTGCGCCGGATCGCCCCGCTCTTGGCCAAGGACCGTCAGACGATGATGTTCTCGGCGACCATGCCAAAACTGATGTCGGAACTGGCGGATGCGTTTTTGACCGATGCGGTGCGCGTGCAGGTCAACCCCCCCGGCCAGGCCGTCAAGAAAATCGCCCAATCGGTGCATTTCGTGGCACAGGCGGCGAAAACCGACCTGCTGGTGGAATTGCTGGACAAGCATCGCGACGAATTGGCGCTGGTCTTTGGGCGCACCAAACATGGCTGCGAGAAGCTTTACAAAACGCTGGAAGCCAAGGGTTTCGCGGCGGCCTCTATCCACGGCAATAAATCCCAAGGCCAGCGCGAACGCGCGATCGAGGCCTTCAAGGCCGGCAAGGTTCGCGTGCTGGTGGCAACCGATGTCGCCGCCCGCGGCATCGATATTCCGGGCGTGCGGCATGTCTATAATTATGACCTGCCCAATGTGGCGGAAAACTATGTCCACCGCATTGGCCGCACGGCGCGCGCGGGTGCCGAAGGCTCGGCCATCGCTTTGGTCGCCCCCGATGAGATGATCGAATTGCAAGATATCGAAAAAGCGATGAAAGAAGCGATCCCCGTCGCATCGGGCCGTCCATGGGAAATCATGCCCGGCCAGAAAAAGCGCCCCAATGGTGGCGGTGGTGGCGGCCGTCGCGGTGGCGGCGGCGGTGGTGGCGGTGGCGGCGGCGGTAATCGCTCTGCCGCACCGCGGGCGGGTGGCAAGCCTGGTGGTTTTTCTGGCAAGCCCCAAGGCGGTCGCAGGCAAGGTGCCGGCGGTGGCGCTGGCCGGTCGCGCGGCAAATCCGCAGCCTAA
- a CDS encoding division plane positioning ATPase MipZ translates to MAHIIVIGNEKGGAGKSTVSMHVATALARQGHKVGVLDLDLRQRTLARYLSNRTEFVAKSGLDLATPVYHDLPEIDETGLKPGENAFDHRLSMAVARLEQDCDFILIDCPGSHTRLSQVAHSLADTLITPLNDSFVDFDLLAHVDSDGEDITGPSIYSEMVWSARQLRAQAGLKPIDWIVVRNRMGAQAMVNKEKMQRVIEKLAKRIGFRTAPGFNERVIFRELFPRGLTLLDLRDTGVKSMNISNVAARQELRDLIKALDLPGVKANF, encoded by the coding sequence GTGGCGCATATTATCGTTATCGGCAACGAAAAAGGCGGCGCAGGCAAGTCCACGGTCTCCATGCATGTTGCGACAGCGCTTGCACGGCAGGGCCATAAGGTCGGCGTTCTGGATCTTGACCTGCGGCAGCGCACCTTGGCCCGGTATCTGAGCAACCGCACAGAATTCGTGGCCAAATCCGGCCTTGATCTGGCCACGCCGGTCTATCACGATCTGCCAGAGATCGACGAGACCGGGTTGAAGCCCGGCGAAAACGCTTTCGATCATCGTCTGTCGATGGCGGTGGCCCGGCTGGAACAGGATTGCGATTTCATCCTGATCGACTGCCCCGGATCGCATACAAGGCTGAGCCAGGTGGCGCATAGCCTGGCCGATACGCTGATCACGCCGCTGAACGACAGTTTCGTCGATTTCGACCTGCTGGCCCATGTTGACAGCGATGGCGAGGACATCACCGGCCCCTCGATCTATTCCGAAATGGTCTGGAGCGCCCGGCAATTGCGCGCCCAAGCCGGGCTGAAACCCATCGATTGGATCGTTGTGCGCAACCGCATGGGGGCGCAGGCCATGGTCAACAAGGAAAAGATGCAGCGCGTCATCGAAAAGCTGGCAAAACGGATCGGGTTTCGCACCGCCCCCGGTTTCAACGAACGGGTGATTTTCCGCGAGTTATTCCCACGCGGGCTGACCCTGCTGGACCTGCGTGACACCGGGGTGAAAAGCATGAACATCTCGAATGTCGCGGCACGGCAGGAATTGCGCGACCTGATCAAGGCGCTGGACCTGCCGGGCGTCAAGGCGAATTTCTGA
- a CDS encoding DMT family transporter produces the protein MTPNAKGALIALAAFGVFATHDVVVKILGGIYSPVQIVFFSVLLSFPLATFTLMRDSKPGTLVPAHPWWMLTRAVATVITGFTAFYAFSVLPLAQVYTILFASPLLITVLAIPVLGETVRIRRWAAVIVGLIGVLVVLRPGSTELSLGHLAALLAAVGGSVASIIVRKIGSEERPVVMLLYPMVLNFVVMAAALPFVYEPMPIEHLGLLGIIAVFAWIASRMIISAYQAGEAAIIAPMQYSQIIWASIFGFLFFDELIDLNTAIGASIIIASGLYIVLRESRSGASENMPVLRTRSRSETGIIPRISMLMRISGKTLPGQQKAPD, from the coding sequence ATGACGCCGAACGCCAAGGGCGCGCTGATTGCGCTGGCCGCCTTTGGCGTTTTTGCCACGCATGACGTGGTGGTAAAGATCCTTGGCGGGATTTATTCGCCGGTCCAGATCGTGTTCTTTTCGGTGCTGCTCAGCTTTCCGCTGGCGACATTCACATTGATGCGCGACAGCAAGCCGGGCACGCTGGTCCCGGCGCATCCTTGGTGGATGCTGACGCGCGCGGTGGCGACGGTGATCACCGGTTTCACGGCCTTTTATGCCTTTTCGGTGCTGCCCTTGGCGCAGGTCTATACGATCCTGTTCGCCTCGCCCTTGTTGATCACGGTGCTGGCGATCCCCGTGCTGGGTGAAACTGTGCGTATCCGGCGCTGGGCAGCGGTGATCGTGGGGCTGATCGGCGTGCTGGTCGTGCTGCGGCCGGGGTCAACGGAATTGTCGCTGGGGCATCTGGCGGCCTTGCTGGCGGCGGTTGGCGGGTCTGTCGCCTCGATCATCGTGCGCAAGATCGGGTCCGAGGAACGGCCCGTGGTCATGCTGCTTTACCCGATGGTGTTGAACTTTGTGGTGATGGCGGCGGCGCTGCCTTTCGTTTATGAACCCATGCCGATTGAACATCTGGGGCTATTGGGCATCATCGCGGTCTTTGCATGGATCGCAAGCCGCATGATCATCTCGGCCTATCAGGCGGGCGAGGCTGCGATCATCGCGCCCATGCAATATAGCCAGATCATCTGGGCCAGCATCTTTGGCTTTTTGTTCTTTGACGAATTGATCGACCTGAACACCGCGATTGGCGCCAGTATCATCATCGCCAGCGGCCTTTATATCGTCCTGCGCGAAAGCCGCAGTGGCGCCTCTGAAAACATGCCGGTGCTGCGCACGCGGTCGCGGTCCGAAACCGGGATCATCCCGCGGATCAGCATGTTGATGCGGATTTCGGGCAAGACCCTGCCGGGGCAGCAAAAGGCCCCCGATTAG